In the Verrucomicrobiota bacterium genome, AAGCCTGCCAGGTCGCCGGTGGGCAAAGGTTCTCGGATGAGCAGATTGCGGAATTTCTCAGTTTGACAAATCAGTTTCGAGTTGACGTCTGTTTGCAGTCCGCCGTTTCTTGCTAAGTCCATTCTCCACAGCGAACGAGATCAATGATTATTGAATCGACTAAAGCGCTTCCCCCCGTAGGAGAGGCACACAGGATGGTCGTCATCGGTGGGGGAACCCTTGGTCTATTTTTCGCGATCCAACTGGTCCAGCGAGGGCGGGAAGTCGTGGTGATCGAGTCCGGAGGACGCGATCTTAACAATTTTGAGGATACTACCTATTCCAGTGTTGGGCTTCCCCATGAGGGGATCAAGATTGCCCGGAGTCGGAGTCTCGGTGGCACGAGTAATTTATGGGGTGGGCAATTGGTCGAGTATCAGCCTGCGGATTTTGAAGGCCGCGGTTGGCTGGAGAACTCTCAGTGGCCGATTCCATACGAGGAGATTGAGCGCTTCCATGGGCCGACCTACGAAGCCCTGGGAATCCCTGCTAGGTTTCAAGAGGACACTGCAGTTCTGGAAGAAATCGGCACCCATCCTCCAGAATTCGAGGCGGGGGTGGAGTTGTTTCTGACCCGATGGCTGAAGATTCCCAGCATGGCGGAGATGTTTGATGAAGAGATTCGGACGAATCCTCATCTCTACGTGTTGATGCACCGCACCGTGACGGAGTTTCACGGTCGAAATGGAGACATTCATGGGGTGACCGTTGTGGATGACTCCGGTCACCGAGAGGAGGTTCAAGGGGGCGCTTTTGCTCTGGCAGCAGGTACGATTGAGTCGGTTCGACTGATGTTGCACGCCGCTGATAGTGGAGATAGCCACGCCCCTTGGGCGAAGAATCCTAATGTCGGAGCTTTCTTCCAAGACCATGTTGGTGGTCGTGCGGGTTCAGTTCACCCAATCGACAAGAAACGCTTCACGCGTTTTTTCTCTAGTATTGTACGATCTGGTTTTAAGTTTCAACCGAAGCTTCGCCTGACCAATCAGGCACTCCACGAGGAGCCGATTCTTAACACGCAAGGGATGCTGCATTTCGAGAGTTCGATTGGTGAGAACCTTGTCTACCTCAAGCAGTTTCTGCGGGCTGCTGTTTTCGGTGGGAAAGTTCAGAACATCCGCGAATTGCCTCGCCACCTTCTCGCCTGTGGTAGGCACCTCCCTCCATTGATGTTCCGCTACGTCGTGCAAAATCGAGTATTTGTGCCAAGTCGATCCAAGATCTCCTTCATGCTTCAATCGGAGCAAACTCCGCTTGGCGAAAGCCGGATTAAGATTGATTCAACGGACCGTGACGCATCTGGTCTCTCGAAGGTGATCCTCGATTGGAGAATAGGCGATGACGAGCTAAGTTCTATGCGAGCATTCACGGTGCGATGCAAAGAGGCGCTGGAAGAGTCTGGAATTGCAGAACTGCGCTTGGTTAAGGAGCTTGACGAGCTCGACCCGAAGTTCTTGAAGTCTGTAAGGGATAACTATCATCATGTAGGCGGACTTTGTATGGGACGGTCGAAGAAAGACGGGGTTGTAGATTCTAATCTATGCGTTTTTGGAACAACAAACCTCTTTGTGTTGGGAGCCAGCACATTCCGAACCGCCAGTAACGCCAATACGACGTTCCTGGCCTACTGCTTCGCAAAGCGTCTCGTGGACTACCTTTCCAGCCACTCAGATATTGATTTATGATTCACTTTATTACACCCTTGGCGGCCAAAAGCGCCGTTCGGGACTGGTCGTTGACTTGTACGCTACTACGTCAAACGCTTGCTTCTTTGGAGAACCAAGAGTCACCAGATTTCAGGATTACCGTCGCTTGTCATGATAAGCCCGACTTCGCGTCGGGGCTTGATGACCGATTCCAGTTTGTCGAAGCGCCTTTTGATCCACCCCATGATGCGAAGACAATCCGCGGTGAGAATAGCGGGCTCCGAGACGCTGATCTGAAGAGAGATGTTGCCCTTTACCATTCTGGAGCAAATGGCGAAGACTTCGTGATGCCATTGGATGCTGACGATTTGCTGCACGTCCGCGTGGTCGCCGAACTCGCTGACCTTGCGTCTGAAGTTGACGGCGCCTTACTCAATCAGGGATATGAGTTCTGCTATATTTCCAAACGTCTGGTGTATCGGCGCAACATGGTGGATAGAACGAGTTCGTCTTTCGCTTTGCGTGGGCGACTTCTAAGCATACCCAAGTCGTTGGATATAGCAGATCTGCAAAAGACACTCTGGCACACAGTTTACCATAGCAAAGTAATTGCCTGGTTAGAGGCATCAGGCTTACGGAATGAGTCTTTGGAAGGACCACGAGTCATTTATTCGACAAATACATCTACTAATCTCAGCGACTTCTACCGTCATTCGATTCGTCGGAGGCTAAGTCATCGTGCTAAGTTTTACATTATTGGGCGCGGAGTTCAGCACCGAGATAAGGTGGATTTTGCCTTGAACGCTCGGTAGCCACCGATGACCACTCAGAAGGCCGTGGGCATTCGAGGGCCATTTCCTCTGATGAGTAACACCCGTTCAGCGAACTCATTTGCCCCCTCCCACTTGGAGCGATTTGGTTGGGCTTGCATTCAGCTTGGCTCCCGGGAGCACTATGCGATTCCCCGCGCGCTCTGCAGCGTTGGGCAGTTGGGTTCCTTGATCACGGACGCATGGGTTCCATCCCCGCTAGGAGCACTTATCAATAAGTTCCATGCATCGCTGTCCGGCCGCTTTCATCCGGATCTTGATAAGGCTTGTGTTCGGGCCTTTACTATGCGCCGAGTGGTATTCGATCTTTGGTTGAGATTTCGAGGGATTAGTGGATGGGCAGCGATGAATGTGCGAGATCAATGGTTTCAACAAAATGTGGTCAGGGAACTGTGTCGCTTGGAGCAGGGCCAGTTGACTAAATTAGTGTTCTCTTATAGTTATTCTGCGAAGACACCGTTTCAGTGGGCACGTGATCGGGGAATACCGACCGTGCTCTGTCAAATCGACCCCGGGCCGGAGGAGCAACGTTGGGTGTGTGAGCAGGTCGCGAAGGAGCAGGACAGCGCGGCAGATCTGGGATGCGGGCCGCCTCTGGCATACTGGGAACGTTGGCGACGGGAGATCGAGCTGGCTGACTGCATTCTGGTCAACTCTGAGTGGTCGAAGAAATTGCTCGAGCGGGGTGGTGTACCAGCTGAGAAGACGAAGATCGTGCCGCTGGCCTATGAGCGAAGTGCTGACCAGCGCGTCATGCCCACGCGGCGCTATCCGGACCGGTTTGTTGTCGAGCGACCTCTCAAGGTTTTGTTCTTAGGCCAAGTCATCCTCCGGAAGGGTGTGATTCCGCTGTTGAAAGCCGCGGTCAGATTGGAAGGCTCCCCGGTGGAGTTTCTGATGGCCGGGCCGGACCCCGAGGGGCTTCTATACTCACATGCTGTGGGAGGAAACGTGCGAAAGCTTGGTGCCGTCGATCGAATCCTTGCAGAGCAGCTCTATTCTGACGCCGATGTGTTCATTTTGCCGACCTATTCCGATGGCTTTGCGATCACGCAACTCGAGGCCGCGGCACACCGATTGCCTCTGATCGTGTCCCGGTATTGTGGGGAAGTGGTGGAGGAGGGGCGTAACGGCTGGGTCCTTCCGGAGGTGAATGCGAATTGTATTGTCGATGTTCTGGAAAAGTGTCTGGGAGATCCCTCTCGTCTGGAGGCATTCTCAGCCTACGAGCTGGACTGGGAACGATTCTCTCTGGAGACGTTGGGGAAGAACCTCCAGGAGGCTGAGGAGCAGGCCAGGCGGTTTGCTCAAGGTAGTGCAGATTTACAGAAGTCCGCCTCCGCGTAGACCTTGGATATGTTTGCAGCGTTCATATTCGTTCCGTTCTTGTTGGCCTTTGGGTTTCCGAGCAGCGGGATGGCGGTGTTTCTACTCTTCGCGAGTCAGTTGGCTCTCCTCGGCCGTCAGGTCAAGACGGGGCATGTGACTGGAGTGGGAGGCTTTCTGTTCATGTCTTTCCTGTTTTTCGGAATGCGGCCCTTGTACCTGTTCTTGGAGAATGACTACCAATTGTTCTCAGGCTTATTCCGCATTCAGGTCGGTCTGTCCGACGTGGTCTCCGGTATGTGGTGGGGAACTGCGGCAATGATTGCGTTCTGGGTGGGGTCCATTCTATTTCGGGAACTCGGCGCGGACTGGCTTAAGCGGCGGCGTCAGCGGCTTGCGGCGACTCCAGTGTTGCCAATCATTACTGGATCTATGGTGCAGCGGTTGATTGGTTTCCAGATCGTCACCTTGCCGGTGATGCTGGCCTTGGCGAGGGGCGGACGGGCGATTTATGGATCGGCATTGGGTGCGTATGCCTACGATCTCCCTGTTCCCTTGCAAGCTGTCCATATTTTCGCGCTTGTGGTGATCTTTGAGCGCTATCGGAGGCAATCAGATAGGCGTTACTTGGGGTCCCTGATCTTGTCCGGGAGCCTGTTCCTCGTGTTCACTTGGTTGATGCGGGAGGTCAGCATGTTTCGGGGATTCTATGTGGCCGGGGTGATGATCGCGGGAATTGCCTTGGTGCAGCGATGGAAGGGGCGTGCCTCATATGCGTGGTTGATTATCCCGATTGTGCTTCTTCAGCCACTCTTCCAGGTTTTGGGCGACCTGCGCTATGCGAGTAACGAAGACCTCGTTGTCGAACAGGTGGTGGAGAGGTCGTATGGCGAACATGGACTGACCGGTGCCTATTGGCATTTCTATCATTCCGGGGGGGACATGAACATCTTTGACACCTTTGTGGCGGCGAAGGCGGCGGAGGTGACGAAGCGTCCCTATGCGTTGTCTTGGCTTTACGTGCCTATGCACTTCGTGCCTCGCGCAATCTGGAAAGAGAAGCCGGAGAAGGGAATTCTCCAAGATGTGTCGTTTATGAATGGTGCTCCGTACTGCCCCGGGATCGCTGGATTTTTTCTCTTGGATGGGGGAAAGCTGTGGATGCTGCTCTCGATGGCGCTGTTGGGGTTCTTGGTATCTGCCCTCGATGGATACGTGTATACGGTTCCCAATGCCTACTTAAGAGCCTGCCTTCTTGGAATCATTGTCGTGAACGCTATGTTCCTGTCGAGGGCTTACTTATGGTTTTACTTCTATCAACTGCTGTATGCGATCGTGCCGTGCGTAGCACTAGTACGGCTCGTTGGTAAATACGCACGTAATCCCCGGCGTGCAGCAGTGGCTGGGAAAGTGACGCATGTTTATAGGGGCTCGCGGCCTTGACTGCTCAATGACTGGCATAGTGACCGTTTATTCTCACGAAATCGATGTGGTCAAGGCGACCGCGATTTTCGGGGTCGTGATCATCCACGTGCCTCCTATTGGGCATTTCAACCCAGTCGCTTCAGAGGTCTTGTCGGTGCTGCAAGGTGTCTTCGAATGGGCAGTTTTCGGCTTCTTTTTCGCATCGGGCTTTTTGACAAAGCCAGAGTCCTTCATCAGTCGAGAAAGATTTCTTGGGTTTCTTAAAAGGCGGGCAGCGCGGCTACTTGTACCCTGCCTCTTGTTTTCGGTCATCTACAAGTTTTCGATGTGGGGCCTCTGGAAGCGAGGTTTCGTTCAGTCAATTGATTTGCCACTTCCGGAATCGACAAAAGGATGGGTCGATTTCATGATAGTGCCCGCTTCCCCTCAATTCTACTTTCTGCCGGTGTTGTTTGCCATTCAAGTTTGCTGCTTCCCGTTGTTTGGATCTTTCGGGGCTTGTCTCCGAGTCGGACTGGCGCTCGTCTTGGTTGGTGTTGGAGGAACGCTGTGGGGTGTGAGAGAGGGCTTCTGTTCGCTTCATGGACCAGAATGGTCGATTATGCCCCTGTACGGGGCATCATATTTGACGGGGGTCGTCTTCAAAGATTTCCGCCTGGGTCGCTGGGAGCTTGCTACGCTGGCTCTGCTGTTTTCGTCTCTGACCTTGTTGGCATGGATGAAAGTTGAGTGGCTACGACTAGGGCATCTGCTTGTTGCGCCTATCTTGTATGGCCTTTTCTACGAAGCTGGCAAATACGACCTTGGAGCCAGAGTTTTGCGTTATGCGAGCCGGCTGGGCCTTCGCTCGGGTGCTGTCTACGTTTGGCATGCCCCTATTTTGATTTCGGCCTGCACTGTTTTAGTTGTTGGGAGCTTTGGAGGCGGGGTGTTGTCCCTCCTTTTGGTTGTGTCGGCGACGGTAATACTGGCGGCCCTGTGTGGGGAGGCCACCAAACGTTTTTCTCTTCTCAAACCATTGAGGTTCTAGGTTGAAGGCTGCTATAGTATTCGCCCAATTCGGTCCTTATCACCATGCCCGAGTGGCTGCCCTTCAAGCGGCGCATCAAGCTGAGGTAGTGCCGGTGCAGATTGCGTCTGGAACGAAAACATACGCCTGGGAGATCTTGGGGCCACAGTGCGAGGGGCTGCAGACCTTGTGTCCCGGATCGATTGAGGCTCAGGGTTTTCGGCGGACGTTGCTTGCAGCGAGACGTTTGTTTCGCGAACGGTCAATCGAGGCAGCGTTTCTTCCAAGCTACGCGCCTTTGCCGGAGGCGGCGGTATGGGTCGCCGCGCAGATCCTAGGGGTGAAGTCGATCATGATGAACGAGAGTCACGCAGGGACGGAGCGGGCGACCGGATGGAAGCGCTGGGTGAAGCGTCGGATGATCGGCAGGTTCGATGCCGCACTGGTCGGGGGCGCTCCCCAGAAGCGACACTTTGCTAATCTCGGAATTCCCGAGGAATGCATCTTCACTGGATACGACGCCGTCGACAACGAGCTGTTTGCCAGTGAGGCCGAGAAAGCACGGGGAAATGCCCAAGGCGTGCGCGCAAAGCTGTGCCTCCCCGAGCGGTACTTCCTCAGCCTAGGGCGGATGGTGGAGAAGAAGAATCTGGGTGTTCTAGTCGAGAGCTACGCTCAGTTCTGCGCGGAGAGCGAGGAAGAGGTGGCGCTGGTGATGGTGGGCAGCGGTGACGAAGAGGCCGGGTTGCGGGCTCAGGCTGCGAGATTGGGAATGAAGGTGCATGATGCAAGTGATCTCAGCGATATTGATCGGCAAGCGCTGGGGCAGGGCGATGTGGTGTTTTACGGATTTCGGCAGATTGATGAGAATCCATTGTTCTTCGCATTGGCTGAGGCGTTTGTTTTACCGAGCCTTTGGGAAGAGTGGGGTCTCGTGGTGAATGAGGCTATGGCGTGCGGTGTGCCCTTACTGGTTTCCAGAACTGTCGGTTGTGCGGAAGATTTGGTCGAGGATAACGGCAACGGTTTCACCTTTGCTCCGAGTTCGGCTAGTGAGTTGAGCCAGCGGCTCTCCGAGCTTGCTGCTGGTGGGGAGCTGCGCCAGCGATTCGGGCGGTGTTCCGAGAAAATCATTGCTACCTGGGGTTGCGAGAATTTTGCCAGAAATGCGCTTCGAGCCTTGGATGCGGCGACTGGTCGATCCTGAGTCCTCTTGGAGCGTCATAGTAGGCTTTCGCAATGCACCATCTCCACTTCGTGCAGTCTTTAGAACCCTCGACTGGGGCAGGATTGGGATATTCCGCCTTGGGAATGCACAATGGCCTGAACGAGGCTGGCGAGCGATCGGAACTGTGCACGACACGAGCGTCGGAATTCTCGAGGAAGTGGGACGGGACGCGACAGTATGAGCGTAAGGGTCCGGCGAAGGTCTTCTATGCTCCGGATCTCGGACGGGACGCGGAACAGCTTGTCGAGGCCGCAGACGTGGTCCACGGGCATGGGTTCTACGTGTATCCGAATTGGGTGATGGGGCGCGAGGCTCGGCGTGTCGACAAACCCATGGTATATCACGTACAAGGCTTCTTGGACCCTTGGATTCTTGCGCGATCGCGGGGGAAGAAGCGACTTGCGGGGCTGTTGTTCGAGAATGCCAATTTCCGCCATGTGTCGTTGTGGCGAGCGTGCTCGGACAAGGAAAACCAGCAAATTCGCGACTATGGGATCACGGCGCCGATCGTGACCTTACCGAATGGAGTACACCTACCACCTGAGCGGAGTTCCGAGGAGGTTGAGAAACTGGTGGGGCGATTTCCGAGGAAACGGCCTAGGCGGGTGGTGTTTCTATCCCGCATCCACAAGAAAAAGGGGCTGGATCTCCTGTTGCCGGCGTGGGCTGGGTTGCCGAAGGGACTGACGGCTGATTGGGAGATCGCCCTCTTCGGGCCTGATGAGGGGGGCTATCAAGCGACCATCGAGGGGATTGCTAAGGAATTGGATTTGGGGGAGGTGGTGTCGTTTTATGGTTCAGTGAGCGGGGAGGACAAAGAGGCGGCCCTGCGGTCGGCGGACCTCTTTGTGCTGCCGTCGTATTCCGAAGGCTTTCCGATGGCGGTGCTGGAGGCGGCCAGTTATGGGCTCCCGGTCGTCCAGACCGACGAGTGCAATTTTCCGGCCTTGACTGAGCGAGGCGGAGCATGGGAGGCGACACCTACGATTGAGTCTGTCCAAGAACAGCTGGGTCATGCTCTTTCTACTGATGAGCTTGAGCGAAGGCAGCGTGGCGAATTAGGACGTCAATTGGTGTCTGAGCAGTACAGTTGGTCGTCTATTGCCACTCGGTTGGTCGAGGCCTGTCAGAAGTATCTCTAAGATCTAGAATCGATGCCTTCCTTAGCGCAGAAACCGGTCTACTTTCCTTTGCTTGATCTTTACCGTGCCATTGCAGCGGGGTTGGTTGTTTTGGAGCACGCACGGCATTATCTGTTTGTTGATTACGGCGAAATCGAGAGCCCGAATTTGGTCACGAAAGTATTTTATTTCATCACCCAATTCGGGCACGAGGCAGTTCTTCTCTTTTTTGTGTTGAGCGGTTTGGTGGTGGGGCGAATTGTGGTTGATCAAGTTTCCAACGAGACGTGGTCGTGGCGGGATTATCTGTTTGCCCGGCTTACACGGCTTTGGATTGTGCTCATACCGGCGATAATTCTGACCGGTATTTTGGACCTGACAGCTCTTCAGATTGCTTCCGACAGTCATTTCGTCCACCAAGGGGGATTTGCGCACATCCAGCATCATCCGTTGGTGGACTCTCTGGGGGTGGGGGCATTTGTCGGGAATCTCGTATTCCTGCAAACGATCTTTGTTCCTCCCTTTGGTTCGAATGGCCCGTTGTGGAGTCTGGCGTATGAGTTTTGGTATTACGTTCTGTTTGCAGGTGTTTGGGTAACTGCCTTCTCCCGCGCTGGCTTATGGTCGAGGGTGATTGGTGGCCTCGTCGGGGTGCTTTGTCTGATTATTGTCAATCGGGAAATTCTTGTCTTGTCCGGCGTGTGGTTGTTGGGCGTCGTCGCCTACCTGGCCTGGAAGCGATTTCCGATCAGGGGGATTGGCGCAGTGGTCGTGTTGATGGGGTCGCTTTCCGCGACACTGGCCTGTCTTGTGGCCCTGCGTGTCGCCTTTTTCGATTCCGTCGGACTTCCGAACTGGTGCGGACAGTATTTGCTCGGAGCCGTCTTTGCGGTGTGCGTGTGGGCGTCTTTGGAGTTCAGACGAAAGTCCCTTATGATGAGGCTTGGTGAATTTTTCTCGAGGTTCTCCTATTCACTGTATCTTGTTCATTTACCCGTGTTGTCGATCTTGATTGTTCCTTTTATTTCTGGGAATGTAGATCGAATGTGGCCCGGTATGAAGTCGTACGGAGTTTATGGGGCTGTCGTCATTTTGCTCTATCTCGTCAGCTACTTGTTCTTCGCAGCTACAGAGAAGAACACAGGCAAGCTTCGACGATGGATCAAACAGCGTTCCTAAATTATAGAGATTTTTGATCGCGGTGTT is a window encoding:
- a CDS encoding FAD-dependent oxidoreductase; amino-acid sequence: MVVIGGGTLGLFFAIQLVQRGREVVVIESGGRDLNNFEDTTYSSVGLPHEGIKIARSRSLGGTSNLWGGQLVEYQPADFEGRGWLENSQWPIPYEEIERFHGPTYEALGIPARFQEDTAVLEEIGTHPPEFEAGVELFLTRWLKIPSMAEMFDEEIRTNPHLYVLMHRTVTEFHGRNGDIHGVTVVDDSGHREEVQGGAFALAAGTIESVRLMLHAADSGDSHAPWAKNPNVGAFFQDHVGGRAGSVHPIDKKRFTRFFSSIVRSGFKFQPKLRLTNQALHEEPILNTQGMLHFESSIGENLVYLKQFLRAAVFGGKVQNIRELPRHLLACGRHLPPLMFRYVVQNRVFVPSRSKISFMLQSEQTPLGESRIKIDSTDRDASGLSKVILDWRIGDDELSSMRAFTVRCKEALEESGIAELRLVKELDELDPKFLKSVRDNYHHVGGLCMGRSKKDGVVDSNLCVFGTTNLFVLGASTFRTASNANTTFLAYCFAKRLVDYLSSHSDIDL
- a CDS encoding glycosyltransferase family A protein, which codes for MIHFITPLAAKSAVRDWSLTCTLLRQTLASLENQESPDFRITVACHDKPDFASGLDDRFQFVEAPFDPPHDAKTIRGENSGLRDADLKRDVALYHSGANGEDFVMPLDADDLLHVRVVAELADLASEVDGALLNQGYEFCYISKRLVYRRNMVDRTSSSFALRGRLLSIPKSLDIADLQKTLWHTVYHSKVIAWLEASGLRNESLEGPRVIYSTNTSTNLSDFYRHSIRRRLSHRAKFYIIGRGVQHRDKVDFALNAR
- a CDS encoding glycosyltransferase family 4 protein; the encoded protein is MITDAWVPSPLGALINKFHASLSGRFHPDLDKACVRAFTMRRVVFDLWLRFRGISGWAAMNVRDQWFQQNVVRELCRLEQGQLTKLVFSYSYSAKTPFQWARDRGIPTVLCQIDPGPEEQRWVCEQVAKEQDSAADLGCGPPLAYWERWRREIELADCILVNSEWSKKLLERGGVPAEKTKIVPLAYERSADQRVMPTRRYPDRFVVERPLKVLFLGQVILRKGVIPLLKAAVRLEGSPVEFLMAGPDPEGLLYSHAVGGNVRKLGAVDRILAEQLYSDADVFILPTYSDGFAITQLEAAAHRLPLIVSRYCGEVVEEGRNGWVLPEVNANCIVDVLEKCLGDPSRLEAFSAYELDWERFSLETLGKNLQEAEEQARRFAQGSADLQKSASA
- a CDS encoding acyltransferase is translated as MTGIVTVYSHEIDVVKATAIFGVVIIHVPPIGHFNPVASEVLSVLQGVFEWAVFGFFFASGFLTKPESFISRERFLGFLKRRAARLLVPCLLFSVIYKFSMWGLWKRGFVQSIDLPLPESTKGWVDFMIVPASPQFYFLPVLFAIQVCCFPLFGSFGACLRVGLALVLVGVGGTLWGVREGFCSLHGPEWSIMPLYGASYLTGVVFKDFRLGRWELATLALLFSSLTLLAWMKVEWLRLGHLLVAPILYGLFYEAGKYDLGARVLRYASRLGLRSGAVYVWHAPILISACTVLVVGSFGGGVLSLLLVVSATVILAALCGEATKRFSLLKPLRF
- a CDS encoding glycosyltransferase family 4 protein produces the protein MFRERSIEAAFLPSYAPLPEAAVWVAAQILGVKSIMMNESHAGTERATGWKRWVKRRMIGRFDAALVGGAPQKRHFANLGIPEECIFTGYDAVDNELFASEAEKARGNAQGVRAKLCLPERYFLSLGRMVEKKNLGVLVESYAQFCAESEEEVALVMVGSGDEEAGLRAQAARLGMKVHDASDLSDIDRQALGQGDVVFYGFRQIDENPLFFALAEAFVLPSLWEEWGLVVNEAMACGVPLLVSRTVGCAEDLVEDNGNGFTFAPSSASELSQRLSELAAGGELRQRFGRCSEKIIATWGCENFARNALRALDAATGRS
- a CDS encoding glycosyltransferase, whose product is MHHLHFVQSLEPSTGAGLGYSALGMHNGLNEAGERSELCTTRASEFSRKWDGTRQYERKGPAKVFYAPDLGRDAEQLVEAADVVHGHGFYVYPNWVMGREARRVDKPMVYHVQGFLDPWILARSRGKKRLAGLLFENANFRHVSLWRACSDKENQQIRDYGITAPIVTLPNGVHLPPERSSEEVEKLVGRFPRKRPRRVVFLSRIHKKKGLDLLLPAWAGLPKGLTADWEIALFGPDEGGYQATIEGIAKELDLGEVVSFYGSVSGEDKEAALRSADLFVLPSYSEGFPMAVLEAASYGLPVVQTDECNFPALTERGGAWEATPTIESVQEQLGHALSTDELERRQRGELGRQLVSEQYSWSSIATRLVEACQKYL
- a CDS encoding acyltransferase; the encoded protein is MLDLYRAIAAGLVVLEHARHYLFVDYGEIESPNLVTKVFYFITQFGHEAVLLFFVLSGLVVGRIVVDQVSNETWSWRDYLFARLTRLWIVLIPAIILTGILDLTALQIASDSHFVHQGGFAHIQHHPLVDSLGVGAFVGNLVFLQTIFVPPFGSNGPLWSLAYEFWYYVLFAGVWVTAFSRAGLWSRVIGGLVGVLCLIIVNREILVLSGVWLLGVVAYLAWKRFPIRGIGAVVVLMGSLSATLACLVALRVAFFDSVGLPNWCGQYLLGAVFAVCVWASLEFRRKSLMMRLGEFFSRFSYSLYLVHLPVLSILIVPFISGNVDRMWPGMKSYGVYGAVVILLYLVSYLFFAATEKNTGKLRRWIKQRS